In a single window of the Halomicroarcula saliterrae genome:
- a CDS encoding helix-turn-helix domain-containing protein: MATLAEFALPPETFPVGVVFEEFPEATIELGRVVPVREELRPYCWVMNVAGDAVQRFLELETAIEQPKIVDTVGDHTLFRYQSPRTRDGLLAALADTDVTLLSATGTREGWLIHVQSDRQRAIAAFDDQCRQAGIRLTLRDIHKVTAPSERSHPAVTDAQREALLLAYEHGYYSEPRETTLDELADRVGISRQAFASRLRRGYRTLIESHLKYGSGLERVT, from the coding sequence ATGGCAACCCTCGCCGAATTCGCCCTGCCGCCCGAGACGTTCCCGGTCGGGGTCGTGTTCGAGGAGTTTCCCGAGGCGACGATCGAACTGGGGCGCGTCGTCCCGGTCCGAGAGGAGTTGCGTCCCTACTGCTGGGTGATGAACGTGGCCGGCGACGCCGTCCAGCGCTTCCTCGAACTGGAGACCGCCATCGAACAGCCGAAAATCGTCGATACGGTTGGTGACCACACGCTGTTCCGATACCAGAGCCCGCGGACCAGAGACGGACTGCTGGCGGCGCTCGCCGACACCGACGTGACGCTGCTGTCGGCGACGGGTACCCGAGAGGGGTGGCTAATCCACGTCCAGAGCGACAGACAGCGCGCCATAGCGGCTTTCGACGACCAGTGCCGGCAGGCCGGCATCCGGCTGACCCTGCGGGACATCCACAAGGTGACGGCACCGTCCGAGCGGAGCCACCCGGCGGTGACGGACGCCCAGCGCGAGGCCCTGTTGCTCGCCTACGAACACGGCTACTACTCGGAACCCCGCGAAACGACCCTCGACGAGCTCGCCGACCGTGTCGGCATCTCTCGGCAGGCGTTCGCGAGTCGCCTCCGACGGGGCTACCGGACGTTGATAGAGTCACACCTGAAATACGGCAGCGGGCTTGAACGGGTTACATAG
- a CDS encoding HalOD1 output domain-containing protein, which produces MDDWTAFAGEEESNDGLRTDSRICDFEIDEADPETGTTVVGYDHGSDPLSIAVPALVAHCESTDPCSLPPLYEAVDSEALEALFGDGQTADSSVVVSFRYAGYTVTADDDLLSVCPRE; this is translated from the coding sequence ATGGACGACTGGACAGCATTTGCCGGTGAGGAAGAAAGCAACGATGGCCTCCGGACCGACAGCAGGATATGCGACTTCGAGATCGACGAAGCCGACCCGGAGACTGGGACGACCGTCGTCGGCTACGACCACGGCTCGGACCCGTTGAGCATCGCCGTACCGGCCCTCGTCGCCCACTGTGAGTCGACGGACCCGTGTTCGCTCCCGCCCCTGTACGAGGCGGTCGACTCCGAGGCACTGGAGGCCCTGTTCGGCGACGGCCAGACCGCCGATTCGAGCGTCGTCGTCAGCTTCCGGTATGCCGGCTACACCGTCACCGCCGACGACGACCTCCTCTCGGTGTGTCCCCGGGAGTGA